Proteins from one Anopheles nili chromosome 2, idAnoNiliSN_F5_01, whole genome shotgun sequence genomic window:
- the LOC128731640 gene encoding protein embryonic gonad, translated as MNQQCKVCGEPAAGFHFGAFTCEGCKSFFGRTYNNLSSISECKNNGECVINKKNRTACKACRLRKCLVVGMSKSGSRYGRRSNWFKIHCLLQEQQQQQKTSNANNNNSNTTSNENSSNSISYPVLSISNGLLSNSFLSNFCNNNSTNENNNDIIIGSMNNNNNNMIKNNNAIKKNLKRACTPSDSGASSAEPDDGVEGVRSSTFKDTFLVNGSLEDGLKSPEPQSSEKSTCTPPSSSVLQSLPETYRPVLLDRMSPYIPSIFRTDGSPFFPVAFSIPPVSLAMLASSHAEVQLCKRDEQNEPIDLSMKSKSPYRSSSDSPLRIHYSSPLSADSNENENLPVFNKTTVKTVPLDLSTLERSRSLSG; from the coding sequence TCTTTCTTCGGTCGCACAtacaataatttatcatctATATCGGAATGCAAAAACAATGGAGAATGTGTCATCAACAAAAAGAATCGTACAGCTTGCAAAGCATGCCGTTTGCGAAAGTGTTTGGTAGTTGGAATGTCAAAAAGTGGCTCGCGCTACGGCCGACGATCTAACTGGTTCAAAATACATTGTCTGCTccaagaacaacaacaacagcagaaaaCATCcaacgccaacaacaacaattcCAACACTACTAGTAATGAAAATAGCAGTAACAGTATTAGCTATCCGGTCTTGTCGATTTCTAATGGGTTACTTTCAAATAGTTTTCTATcgaatttttgcaacaataattctacaaatgaaaacaataacgaCATTATCATTGGATCCAtgaataacaacaacaacaatatgatcaaaaacaataatgctataaaaaaaaacttgaaacgTGCATGCACTCCAAGTGACTCAGGTGCATCTTCTGCCGAACCGGACGATGGGGTAGAAGGTGTGAGGAGCAGCACATTCAAAGATACATTCCTGGTTAATGGAAGCTTGGAGGATGGATTGAAATCTCCCGAACCTCAGTCATCCGAAAAAAGCACTTGTACTCCTCCGTCTTCTTCTGTTCTACAATCTTTACCAGAGACGTATCGTCCTGTACTTTTGGATCGTATGTCCCCTTATATTCCATCCATTTTTCGAACAGATGGATCTCCGTTTTTTCCTGTAGCATTTTCTATTCCCCCCGTGTCCTTAGCAATGCTTGCCTCCAGTCATGCTGAAGTACAACTATGTAAACGAGATGAGCAAAACGAGCCCATTGACCTGTCGATGAAATCTAAGTCACCATATAGATCATCCTCCGATTCTCCTTTGCGGATACACTATAGTTCACCTTTGTCAGCAGattcaaatgaaaacgaaaatctGCCAGTGTTCAATAAAACGACTGTCAAAACTGTTCCTCTCGATCTTTCAACACTAGAGCGTAGTAGAAGTCTCTCCGGGTGA